In Stenotrophomonas sp. 610A2, one DNA window encodes the following:
- a CDS encoding DUF4238 domain-containing protein → MSGRKHHYLPQLIQRPFAYRQRGKEFYVHAHHRTRGRFTPNTSGLGKELDFYGGPEDTSLDDAITHGEDALAETVQAINRGDVVTPMDAATLISALAFRTKSMREALVEMFPSIVEGLRTTLLDPLSVRHELMASLTDPKEQKRLINEQIEATFGQLAREQRAKIYGMILPRWRTYVTEQEGKLVAQAWGMAYAVMSRLRDEASTVANGAFLKALAKDPGMPTRASQLASKLEFTCLVASPEEFFILGDCGPFAIFSDGKPRLVTTSLTDGAEIEKVFLPVSPFRCIVGSIPNSSPIPSVADINKFSASLSLEFFVSDRDTDQALESLRSSIGSLVPIDTENDIIQSMNQHFK, encoded by the coding sequence ATGTCCGGCCGCAAACACCACTACCTGCCCCAACTCATCCAACGGCCGTTTGCCTACCGACAGCGGGGTAAGGAATTCTATGTCCACGCTCACCACCGGACCCGGGGGCGTTTCACGCCCAACACCAGCGGGCTGGGCAAGGAGCTGGACTTCTACGGCGGCCCGGAAGACACCAGCCTGGACGACGCCATCACCCATGGCGAAGACGCACTGGCCGAGACCGTGCAGGCCATCAATAGAGGGGATGTCGTTACCCCCATGGACGCCGCTACTCTCATCTCCGCCCTCGCCTTCCGTACCAAATCTATGCGGGAAGCCCTCGTAGAGATGTTCCCGTCGATCGTGGAAGGGCTGCGTACCACGCTCCTTGATCCACTGAGTGTGCGCCACGAGCTCATGGCCAGCCTTACTGATCCGAAGGAGCAGAAGCGCCTGATCAATGAACAGATCGAAGCGACGTTTGGCCAGCTTGCTCGGGAACAGCGAGCAAAGATTTACGGCATGATCCTGCCGCGATGGAGAACATATGTCACCGAACAGGAGGGAAAGCTCGTTGCTCAGGCATGGGGAATGGCATACGCAGTAATGTCCAGACTTCGCGATGAAGCCAGCACCGTTGCAAATGGCGCGTTTCTGAAGGCTCTAGCCAAGGATCCAGGGATGCCGACACGTGCCAGCCAACTGGCAAGCAAGCTAGAGTTCACCTGCCTCGTCGCGTCACCCGAAGAGTTTTTCATTCTCGGGGACTGCGGACCATTCGCAATATTCAGCGATGGGAAACCACGCCTCGTGACAACCTCACTCACAGATGGAGCCGAGATTGAGAAGGTGTTCCTTCCAGTATCCCCATTCCGCTGCATTGTGGGGTCGATACCCAATTCTTCACCTATCCCTAGCGTCGCGGACATCAACAAATTCAGCGCCTCATTGTCCTTGGAGTTCTTCGTCAGCGACCGCGACACCGATCAGGCTCTGGAGTCCCTTCGATCGTCCATCGGTTCATTGGTTCCCATTGATACCGAGAACGACATCATTCAGTCGATGAATCAGCACTTTAAGTAG